One Phycisphaeraceae bacterium DNA window includes the following coding sequences:
- a CDS encoding sigma-70 family RNA polymerase sigma factor yields MSDPVNDDCTDLTKARQGHEAAYGRIYDRHAAVILSLCRRSGGSATGVDTDADDALQETFIRAFHKLDEVHDCRGFRAWLYRIARLVCSERRRAAGRRHRHEGAAMEQIAQSLTSSAAPTRGTISAGGALEHREQLGHLSAALDRLEDDERLAIHLYYLDSDPVSAAQAVLGLGRSGFYKLLARARESLAVQLREVVQP; encoded by the coding sequence ATGAGTGATCCGGTGAACGACGACTGTACGGACCTTACGAAGGCCAGGCAGGGCCACGAAGCGGCATACGGGCGGATCTACGACCGCCACGCCGCCGTGATTCTGTCTCTCTGCCGACGCTCGGGAGGATCCGCGACAGGCGTCGACACCGATGCCGACGACGCGCTCCAGGAGACCTTCATCCGTGCCTTCCACAAGCTTGACGAAGTCCACGATTGCCGCGGCTTCCGTGCTTGGCTCTACCGGATTGCACGACTGGTCTGTTCGGAGCGCCGACGCGCGGCGGGTCGCCGCCATCGACACGAGGGTGCTGCCATGGAACAGATCGCTCAATCATTGACCTCGTCCGCTGCGCCAACGCGCGGCACCATCAGCGCCGGTGGTGCGCTTGAACACCGAGAGCAGCTTGGGCATCTCTCGGCAGCGCTCGATCGGCTGGAGGATGACGAGCGGCTGGCGATCCATCTCTATTACCTCGACTCCGATCCCGTGTCGGCCGCCCAAGCTGTTCTTGGGCTGGGTCGAAGCGGGTTCTACAAACTGCTTGCACGGGCGCGCGAGTCGCTGGCCGTGCAACTCCGAGAGGTGGTGCAGCCATGA
- a CDS encoding PilZ domain-containing protein, giving the protein MSSPTESSGPDREQLHGAASHASASEIDRRASVRRPYDGTILILWHHRPYEPVRLITVDVSEGGARVRTSCAMPEGMTGTAVELLGRPVNDESNESDEVILERILIGRTVTVCWSKPVRREDGGIDHFEAGLRFF; this is encoded by the coding sequence ATGAGTTCACCCACGGAGTCCTCCGGGCCGGACCGTGAGCAACTTCACGGAGCAGCCTCTCACGCGTCCGCCAGCGAGATCGATCGACGGGCGAGTGTCCGGCGCCCCTATGACGGCACGATCCTGATTCTCTGGCACCATCGGCCCTATGAGCCGGTGCGTCTCATCACCGTCGATGTCAGCGAAGGAGGCGCCAGGGTGCGCACATCATGCGCCATGCCCGAGGGCATGACAGGAACGGCGGTGGAACTCCTGGGCCGGCCGGTGAACGACGAGTCCAATGAGAGCGACGAGGTGATTCTCGAGCGCATCCTGATCGGGAGAACCGTCACCGTCTGCTGGAGCAAACCGGTGCGCCGCGAGGACGGGGGGATTGATCACTTCGAAGCGGGCCTTCGCTTCTTCTGA
- the recO gene encoding DNA repair protein RecO, with product MPAVRDEGICLRHWDWSETSQTVSLFGRSLGVMRGLAKGARRERGSFGGGIDLMARGAFGAIVKSGSELATLTEWDLIETFPALREKLARNRAAFYAADLVLRMVPPGDPHPHLHDALVELLRTLGERSERSSDGAVSATESVRMAVALLQFQWRLLRETGFAMSLEGITDRKGGPLWFDPHHGHFSETALRGPAWRVRRETVSLLRRVDELERTPDPVNPSEPSGAIAAAAPMVMDGGPAAADPGSAAEAVDRANRLLAAYLREIIQAEPATLRDLFGNLGVPSTRPSPRSI from the coding sequence ATGCCGGCCGTACGCGATGAGGGAATCTGTCTTCGGCACTGGGACTGGTCGGAGACGAGCCAGACGGTCTCACTCTTCGGTCGATCGCTCGGCGTCATGCGTGGCTTGGCCAAGGGTGCGCGGCGCGAACGAGGGAGTTTCGGTGGTGGTATCGACCTGATGGCTCGCGGCGCCTTCGGCGCGATCGTCAAGAGCGGAAGCGAACTTGCGACGCTGACGGAGTGGGATCTGATCGAGACCTTCCCGGCGTTGCGCGAGAAGCTCGCCCGGAATCGCGCGGCGTTCTATGCCGCGGATCTCGTCCTTCGCATGGTGCCGCCAGGCGATCCGCATCCGCATCTGCATGACGCGCTCGTTGAACTCCTGCGCACACTCGGGGAGCGCTCCGAGCGATCCAGTGATGGTGCCGTGAGCGCCACCGAGAGCGTTCGAATGGCGGTGGCCCTCCTCCAGTTCCAGTGGAGGCTTCTCCGGGAGACGGGATTCGCCATGTCGCTCGAGGGAATCACCGATCGCAAAGGGGGTCCGCTCTGGTTCGATCCCCATCATGGTCACTTCAGTGAGACGGCGCTCAGGGGGCCGGCATGGCGCGTGCGTCGTGAGACCGTCTCGCTTCTTCGCCGTGTGGATGAGCTCGAGCGGACTCCTGATCCGGTGAATCCGTCTGAACCGAGTGGAGCGATCGCCGCGGCGGCGCCGATGGTGATGGATGGCGGGCCCGCGGCTGCCGATCCGGGTTCCGCCGCGGAAGCGGTTGACCGAGCGAATCGTCTCCTCGCCGCGTATCTCCGCGAAATCATCCAAGCCGAACCTGCAACGCTCCGCGATCTCTTTGGAAATCTCGGCGTTCCATCAACCCGCCCTTCGCCGCGGTCGATCTGA
- a CDS encoding diguanylate cyclase produces the protein MTEDVFKPSVPKLLVIDDSELIHRLLRVRLQHERIEIHSAMSAMEGLRMARLLRPEVILLDIEMDEMDGFEVLSRLKSDPETQQIAVIFISATSDTMDRVRGLDLGAVDFICKPFEVVELKARVRSALRMQHLVFMLEQKAQIDGLSGLWNRRYFEQRLQQEVSEAIRHKQPLALLMCDLDRFKRINDQYGHPFGDSVIERMAQILSSGRTSDIPCRYGGEEFGVILPNTGLDEAAEVAERHRAAMEAQVWSINPELVVTSSFGVCDLESVKGPQTAETLVACADAALYRAKERGRNCVHLFGREGAQRRSSESGSPPR, from the coding sequence ATGACCGAGGATGTGTTCAAGCCCAGCGTGCCGAAGCTTCTCGTCATTGACGATTCGGAGCTCATTCATCGGCTGCTCCGGGTGCGCCTCCAACATGAGCGCATCGAGATTCACAGCGCCATGTCGGCGATGGAAGGCCTTCGCATGGCACGACTCCTTCGGCCCGAGGTGATTCTCCTGGACATCGAGATGGATGAGATGGATGGCTTCGAGGTGCTCTCGCGCCTCAAGAGCGATCCGGAGACACAGCAGATCGCCGTCATCTTCATCAGTGCCACCAGCGACACGATGGACCGAGTGCGCGGCCTCGACCTTGGCGCCGTCGACTTCATCTGCAAGCCATTCGAAGTGGTCGAGCTCAAGGCGAGGGTCCGCAGCGCGCTGCGTATGCAGCACCTCGTCTTCATGCTTGAACAGAAGGCGCAGATCGATGGGCTCAGTGGTCTTTGGAATCGACGCTACTTCGAGCAGCGCCTCCAGCAGGAGGTGTCGGAGGCCATCCGTCACAAGCAGCCGCTGGCGCTCCTGATGTGCGATCTCGACCGCTTCAAGCGAATCAATGATCAGTACGGCCATCCCTTCGGCGACTCGGTGATCGAGCGCATGGCGCAGATCCTCTCCTCGGGTCGCACGAGCGACATTCCCTGTCGCTATGGCGGCGAGGAGTTCGGTGTCATCCTGCCGAACACGGGGCTCGACGAGGCGGCCGAGGTGGCCGAGCGGCATCGAGCCGCCATGGAAGCGCAGGTCTGGTCGATCAATCCCGAACTCGTGGTCACGAGCAGTTTCGGCGTTTGCGACCTTGAGTCGGTGAAGGGCCCGCAGACGGCGGAGACGCTCGTCGCCTGCGCCGATGCGGCGCTCTATCGAGCCAAGGAGCGAGGCCGCAACTGCGTCCACCTCTTCGGTCGGGAAGGGGCGCAGCGCCGCAGCTCCGAGAGCGGCTCGCCTCCGCGGTAA
- the lipA gene encoding lipoyl synthase — protein MKSPPTQPTPRHPRPLGGDTARNLPSPVVSLTNLVLNNGPLPQTLKNGRKPEWLRARMPGGPGYERLKQIVDEHRLHTVCQEASCPNMGECWNRGSATIMILGDTCTRSCGFCNVKTGRPTEVDFDEPRRVAESLRLMGLRHVVITCVNRDELPDGGAAIWAETIHRTHEACPDMSIEALVGDFCGDEKALQVVIDAKPEILSHNLETVKRMHAAVRPQARYERSIRVLAQIKASGLVTKTGIMVGIGERDDEVLELMDDVQRESRADILTIGQYLRPTLNHLPVDRWVTPEQFAMYREQALERGFRTCQSGPLVRSSYHADEVGAEVLAERRSKASS, from the coding sequence ATGAAGTCACCGCCAACCCAGCCCACCCCCCGTCACCCGAGGCCCCTCGGCGGTGACACCGCACGGAACCTCCCGTCACCGGTGGTGAGCCTGACGAACCTGGTGCTCAACAACGGCCCGCTGCCACAAACGCTCAAGAACGGCCGCAAACCCGAGTGGCTTCGAGCTCGCATGCCGGGCGGACCCGGCTACGAGCGGCTGAAGCAGATCGTCGACGAGCATCGCCTCCACACGGTCTGCCAGGAGGCCAGTTGCCCGAACATGGGCGAGTGCTGGAACCGTGGTTCAGCCACCATCATGATCCTTGGCGACACATGCACCCGAAGCTGCGGCTTCTGCAATGTGAAGACCGGCCGCCCCACCGAGGTCGACTTCGACGAACCTCGTCGCGTGGCGGAGAGTCTTCGACTCATGGGGCTCCGCCATGTCGTCATCACCTGTGTGAATCGAGATGAACTTCCCGACGGCGGCGCCGCCATTTGGGCGGAGACGATTCATCGCACGCATGAGGCGTGTCCAGACATGAGCATCGAAGCGCTCGTCGGCGACTTCTGTGGTGATGAGAAGGCTCTTCAGGTCGTGATCGACGCCAAGCCCGAGATCCTGAGCCACAACTTGGAGACCGTGAAGCGCATGCACGCCGCCGTGCGTCCACAGGCGCGATACGAGCGGTCCATTCGCGTGCTCGCCCAGATCAAGGCGAGTGGACTTGTGACCAAGACGGGCATCATGGTCGGAATCGGCGAGCGCGACGACGAGGTGCTCGAACTGATGGACGATGTGCAGCGCGAAAGTCGCGCGGACATTCTCACCATCGGACAGTACCTGCGACCCACGCTGAATCACCTGCCTGTCGACCGCTGGGTCACCCCTGAACAGTTCGCGATGTACCGGGAGCAGGCGCTCGAGCGCGGGTTCCGCACCTGCCAGAGCGGTCCGCTCGTCCGTTCGAGCTATCACGCCGACGAAGTGGGCGCGGAAGTGCTGGCCGAGCGTCGATCGAAGGCATCGAGCTGA
- a CDS encoding insulinase family protein — MGVVFRHATLPNGLTVIAEVDSAAQTAAAGFFVRTGARDETPELMGVSHFLEHMMFKGSERMSAEAVNQSFDSIGADHNAFTTTEMTAFHAHTLPEALPTAVDTLAEILRPALRKEDFDEEKGVILEEIAMYEDHPGWCLYERTMERYFGAHPSGHRVLGTKSTIEAMTRDAMKEYFDARYSADNTVVAAAGALDFEAFVMQIAERCRDWQSTAPRRQRLPFAPGSGPHIDFHDSANRAYLMGVAPAPALDDPRRYAAGVLMHILGGGDGSRLHWALIEKGLAEEADAGHDPRDGQGIFVLSAACTPESADEVSATIEAEVKRLGESLTDDDLLRAKRKIATSAALAGERPAGRMSRIGALWTLLRRHRSLEEEMVEIERLTLDDLRSCLRDFPPAPLLTGRLLPAALAPQS; from the coding sequence ATGGGCGTTGTCTTTCGCCACGCAACACTTCCCAACGGGCTGACCGTCATCGCGGAAGTCGATTCCGCCGCGCAGACTGCCGCGGCGGGCTTCTTTGTGCGCACCGGCGCCCGTGATGAGACCCCGGAGCTCATGGGTGTCTCGCACTTCCTTGAGCACATGATGTTCAAGGGCAGCGAGCGCATGAGTGCCGAGGCCGTGAACCAGTCGTTTGACTCGATCGGTGCCGATCACAACGCATTCACGACCACGGAGATGACCGCGTTCCACGCGCACACGCTGCCGGAGGCGCTGCCGACGGCGGTCGACACCCTCGCCGAGATTCTCCGCCCTGCCCTTCGCAAGGAGGACTTCGACGAGGAGAAGGGCGTCATTCTCGAAGAGATCGCGATGTACGAGGACCATCCTGGATGGTGCCTCTATGAGCGAACGATGGAGAGGTACTTCGGCGCTCATCCCTCAGGTCACCGCGTGCTTGGAACGAAGTCGACGATCGAGGCCATGACCCGTGACGCCATGAAGGAGTACTTCGACGCCCGGTACTCCGCCGACAACACGGTGGTTGCTGCAGCGGGGGCGCTCGACTTCGAAGCCTTCGTCATGCAGATCGCGGAGCGCTGCCGTGACTGGCAGAGCACGGCGCCCCGGCGACAGCGACTTCCGTTCGCGCCTGGATCGGGGCCGCACATCGACTTCCACGACTCCGCCAATCGCGCGTACCTCATGGGCGTCGCGCCAGCGCCGGCTCTTGATGATCCGCGCCGCTATGCGGCTGGTGTGCTGATGCACATCCTCGGCGGGGGTGACGGATCACGCCTTCACTGGGCCCTGATCGAGAAGGGTCTGGCCGAGGAAGCCGACGCAGGTCACGATCCGCGCGACGGCCAGGGCATCTTCGTCCTTTCGGCGGCCTGCACGCCGGAGTCAGCCGACGAGGTCAGCGCCACGATCGAAGCCGAAGTGAAGCGACTGGGCGAATCACTGACCGACGATGATCTCCTCCGCGCCAAGCGGAAGATCGCGACCTCGGCGGCACTCGCCGGCGAGCGACCCGCGGGGCGCATGAGCCGCATCGGCGCACTCTGGACGCTCCTTCGGCGCCATCGTTCGCTCGAAGAGGAGATGGTGGAGATCGAACGCCTCACTCTCGACGATCTCCGCTCATGCCTGCGCGACTTCCCGCCGGCACCGCTCCTGACCGGGCGCCTGCTGCCCGCCGCGCTCGCCCCACAGAGCTGA
- a CDS encoding HDOD domain-containing protein yields MTDSRLEGVLAGPRLPSLPAVAIHVLRLSEQPNTTLDEIAAAVEFDQALVVKILRTVNSSYYGLQRECGSVAQAMSYLGLRAVRSLVLGFSLAKSLDGGAEGEIDFPWRNYWKRAVRSAAAARLIAVNLQGVDPDEAQVTGLLTEIGMVALYRAYGDRYLQVIDAARNSHRLLALAEQRAFEVDHAEVGRLMALRWNLPADMADAIGGHEQFPDSSRSALCRVAMLAGLAERAIGDVNPTARAEAEVAFLKQASVQLGLPMPRAEKLLESISQRAFELAAILELDIGPAHDPEALLTRARKLQGDGADRAAVASDAVEPNGFEERLATGFDSAGTERGVAIAVIEPDGAGSGALRTRPDEPLMARLQATVSDSIDTLASVHRLSPTMVALIFETTNSRDAERGILRAVERLRRDIEVRRLTLRDGALLTVSVGVAIHGSRRFESPDSLMRAAMLALGAAQRSGRNRVGHYKAAYDPSAI; encoded by the coding sequence ATGACTGATTCACGATTGGAGGGCGTACTCGCGGGACCGAGGTTGCCCTCATTGCCAGCCGTTGCCATTCATGTGCTGCGATTGTCGGAGCAGCCGAACACCACGCTCGATGAGATCGCCGCCGCGGTCGAGTTCGACCAGGCGCTGGTGGTCAAGATCCTGAGAACGGTCAACAGCAGCTACTACGGTCTTCAGCGGGAGTGCGGGAGCGTCGCCCAGGCGATGAGCTATCTCGGCCTTCGCGCCGTGCGATCGTTGGTGCTGGGGTTCTCACTTGCGAAGTCACTTGATGGCGGCGCTGAAGGGGAGATCGATTTCCCATGGCGCAACTACTGGAAGCGAGCCGTGCGCTCGGCCGCCGCAGCGCGGCTGATCGCGGTCAACCTGCAGGGCGTTGACCCCGACGAAGCGCAGGTCACGGGACTCCTCACGGAGATCGGCATGGTGGCTCTCTATCGCGCCTACGGCGATCGATATCTTCAGGTCATCGATGCCGCCCGAAACAGCCATCGACTTCTCGCGCTTGCGGAGCAGCGTGCATTCGAGGTCGATCATGCCGAGGTGGGTCGGCTGATGGCCCTTCGATGGAATCTCCCGGCGGATATGGCCGACGCGATCGGTGGGCATGAGCAGTTTCCCGACTCGAGCCGCTCAGCGCTCTGCCGAGTGGCGATGCTCGCGGGACTTGCTGAACGGGCGATCGGTGATGTGAATCCAACGGCCCGCGCCGAAGCGGAGGTCGCGTTCCTGAAGCAGGCCAGTGTGCAGCTTGGGCTTCCAATGCCCCGAGCGGAGAAGCTCCTCGAGTCGATCTCGCAGCGAGCCTTCGAGCTGGCGGCCATCCTCGAGCTCGACATAGGACCGGCCCACGACCCCGAGGCTCTCCTCACGCGCGCCCGCAAGCTGCAGGGGGATGGCGCCGATCGAGCCGCAGTCGCATCAGACGCAGTTGAGCCCAACGGGTTCGAGGAGCGACTCGCCACGGGCTTCGACAGTGCCGGGACGGAGCGCGGAGTGGCGATTGCCGTCATCGAGCCGGACGGGGCGGGCTCCGGTGCTCTTCGCACACGACCTGATGAACCGCTCATGGCGCGCCTCCAGGCGACGGTGAGTGATTCGATCGACACGCTCGCCTCGGTGCATCGCCTGTCACCCACCATGGTGGCACTGATCTTCGAGACGACCAATTCACGAGACGCCGAGCGAGGCATCCTTCGAGCCGTGGAGCGGCTTCGCCGCGACATCGAGGTTCGCCGCCTCACCTTGCGGGATGGCGCGTTGCTCACGGTCAGTGTGGGCGTCGCCATTCACGGCTCGCGCCGATTCGAGTCTCCCGACAGTCTCATGCGCGCCGCGATGCTTGCCCTCGGTGCGGCGCAGCGCAGCGGACGAAATCGAGTCGGCCACTACAAGGCCGCGTACGACCCATCGGCGATCTGA
- a CDS encoding VWA domain-containing protein, with translation MTDFTSDSNARHDHEGRDAANRRHDSSDDCTLPPQQDAALGASAPGGASPDEPPRDATIGNSASGGASPNEPPRDELDRLLRAWHEESAVVARARRNELLTKVLAERGAATTAHPQVHSGSSLPFTAPRAGGAVPSDSGGLRLNRTLRAPVLRAAAVVTLAVLAVAMIMIFPSRQASADAGVVQVPDGGRLDAVDREGKLIGPCPLEHTDVHAEISGFISRVTVTQKYRNTYTQKVEAVYTFPLSHRAAVDRMRMIVRSGDDERIVEGEVKERTLARQIYESARRDGFVASLLEQERPNIFTQSVANIEPGAEVSVEISYVETLQMRDGRFTFDFPMVVGPRYIPGSRSQPSEGRVPKELTVRRGVILIAPAQIRIEGDEPGMNRSAAAVLAAIERAVPIMPPSAEWVQSNAPDSTTARAIFTVRYPDGSEEPGTLRADRTGEVAGRWFYMPPVLDSDRSAREGTGFAQGTDQVPDAGRITPMPVRPPQRSGHDLSMRVSINTGGPAVTDLRSDLHRVTVREPAAGRATVALERGRTIPNRDFVLSWSLAGGALTEGVLTQHVPGRDGYFLLYMVPPERVEAATIRPRELIFVLDTSGSMYGFPIEKSKEVMTRMLGAMRADDTFNIITFAGDHHVLWSEPRPASEENIRIARDFVQSRQGRGGTEMMKAIEAALRPTDRPIVAPATRWTRDEHASISTPAQRTPSDSSAQSDGNPPRASAAAAPPMRLALFLTDGYVGNDIAIIDAVRRYSGSTRVFSFGIGDSVNRYLLAEMARAGRGAVDFVLSSSEADAAVELFTERVRTPVLTDISVAFEGLETAHTTPPLDQLPDLFDREPLVIAGRYTAPGRGTIRIRGMTAQGPWERSIDVDFPAGEGNSTVAAPIWARLQVDDILRPHLSALQSGGVPREISTMVVRLAEQHRIMSPFTSFVAVERTRVTLGGQPVLVAVPIELPQGVSWEGNFGSAREAFDALRGRLVAVDGGQSDSQVLAFRADMPSSEPATGGAPARRRVGDLGGGAAGSAFHSASSPGGGGFGGGGHGPSRSQRLARSDALGEMRGNSESSGIGLGIGALSAGEAPPPPPAPMPAAALPAVAPTRPESAQTPAARSAPTGSGSALGSDQGSSLPPADSAPAHSPPRPRDDRAGGVAPPAASSDGPVPAADAKSPGSLALSDAPAPDQGQPREFSAESMTLLSRRVEPSLLLAGFESLAALESSKEAPPVETDGTREAIESNRPSGEAIRTAGKSSGAADEPLRVVARFTGVDAALERALAALGVVIEGRNNARGVLVLRVPRKSLVDLGLLPQTIRVEPHVESARSESPASGR, from the coding sequence ATGACCGACTTCACATCGGACTCCAACGCGCGTCACGATCATGAAGGTCGCGATGCGGCCAACCGACGCCACGACTCAAGCGACGATTGCACGCTCCCGCCGCAGCAAGATGCGGCGCTTGGCGCATCGGCTCCCGGCGGAGCGTCGCCTGATGAGCCACCGCGGGATGCGACCATCGGCAACTCGGCATCCGGCGGTGCTTCGCCGAACGAGCCACCGCGCGACGAGCTTGATCGCCTGCTGCGCGCCTGGCACGAGGAGAGCGCGGTCGTCGCCAGGGCCCGTCGGAACGAGCTTCTGACGAAAGTCCTTGCTGAGCGCGGCGCTGCCACGACGGCACACCCGCAGGTCCACAGCGGGTCATCGCTCCCGTTCACGGCACCTCGCGCGGGCGGCGCGGTGCCGAGCGACTCGGGTGGCCTTCGACTCAACCGCACGCTGCGAGCCCCGGTGCTCCGCGCGGCCGCGGTGGTGACCCTTGCCGTCCTCGCGGTGGCCATGATCATGATCTTCCCGTCGCGACAGGCGAGCGCTGATGCAGGTGTCGTGCAAGTGCCCGATGGCGGGCGGCTCGACGCAGTTGATCGCGAGGGCAAGCTCATCGGCCCCTGTCCGCTGGAACACACCGATGTGCATGCCGAGATCTCCGGCTTCATTTCGCGCGTGACGGTGACGCAGAAGTACCGCAACACCTACACACAGAAGGTGGAAGCGGTCTACACCTTCCCGCTCAGCCACCGCGCCGCGGTTGACCGGATGCGCATGATCGTGCGCAGTGGAGATGACGAGCGCATCGTGGAGGGTGAAGTGAAGGAGCGCACGCTCGCGCGACAGATCTATGAATCGGCGCGTCGCGACGGCTTTGTGGCCAGTCTGCTGGAACAGGAGCGCCCCAATATCTTCACCCAGAGCGTGGCGAACATCGAGCCGGGCGCGGAGGTGTCCGTGGAGATCTCCTATGTCGAGACGCTCCAGATGCGCGACGGCCGCTTCACCTTCGACTTCCCGATGGTGGTGGGCCCGCGCTACATTCCGGGGAGCCGGTCCCAGCCGTCCGAGGGTCGCGTTCCGAAGGAACTCACAGTGCGGCGTGGAGTGATCCTGATTGCGCCCGCGCAGATTCGCATCGAGGGCGATGAGCCAGGGATGAACCGCAGTGCCGCAGCAGTGCTCGCGGCGATCGAGCGAGCTGTGCCCATCATGCCGCCGAGCGCGGAGTGGGTGCAGTCGAATGCGCCGGACTCGACGACCGCGAGAGCGATCTTCACGGTGCGCTATCCCGATGGAAGCGAAGAGCCCGGCACTCTTCGCGCCGATCGCACCGGCGAAGTGGCGGGCCGATGGTTCTACATGCCTCCGGTTCTCGACAGCGACCGCTCTGCACGCGAGGGCACGGGCTTTGCGCAGGGCACCGATCAGGTGCCCGATGCTGGCCGCATCACGCCGATGCCGGTCCGCCCCCCCCAGCGCTCGGGTCACGATCTCAGCATGCGCGTCTCGATCAACACGGGCGGTCCCGCGGTGACCGATCTTCGAAGTGATCTCCATCGCGTGACGGTGCGGGAGCCCGCCGCCGGCCGCGCCACCGTGGCGCTCGAGCGGGGAAGGACGATTCCGAACCGCGACTTCGTGCTCTCCTGGTCGCTCGCGGGCGGCGCCCTCACCGAAGGTGTGCTCACACAGCATGTACCCGGACGCGATGGCTACTTCCTGCTGTACATGGTTCCGCCCGAGCGAGTGGAGGCCGCCACCATTCGGCCGCGCGAGCTCATCTTTGTGCTCGACACCTCCGGCTCGATGTATGGCTTCCCGATCGAGAAGAGCAAGGAGGTCATGACTCGCATGCTCGGTGCGATGCGGGCCGACGACACCTTCAACATCATCACCTTTGCGGGCGATCACCATGTGCTGTGGTCGGAGCCTCGTCCGGCGTCGGAGGAGAACATCAGGATCGCGCGGGACTTCGTGCAGTCGCGCCAGGGCCGCGGTGGAACGGAGATGATGAAGGCGATCGAAGCGGCGCTGCGACCCACGGATCGCCCCATCGTAGCGCCTGCGACCAGGTGGACCCGAGACGAGCACGCATCGATTTCGACGCCTGCGCAGCGGACACCGAGTGACAGCTCGGCCCAGAGCGACGGCAATCCGCCTCGCGCCAGTGCCGCGGCCGCGCCGCCCATGCGCCTGGCGCTCTTCCTGACGGACGGCTATGTCGGCAACGATATTGCGATCATCGACGCAGTACGCCGCTACTCGGGCAGCACGCGCGTCTTCAGTTTCGGTATCGGCGACAGCGTCAACCGCTACCTGCTGGCTGAGATGGCTCGCGCGGGCCGTGGCGCTGTTGACTTCGTGCTCTCATCGAGTGAGGCGGATGCCGCGGTGGAGCTCTTCACCGAGCGAGTGCGCACGCCGGTGCTCACGGACATTTCGGTTGCCTTCGAGGGGCTTGAAACGGCCCATACCACGCCGCCTCTCGACCAGCTTCCCGACCTCTTCGACCGTGAGCCGCTGGTGATCGCAGGGCGCTACACCGCGCCCGGACGCGGCACGATTCGCATCCGGGGCATGACTGCACAGGGGCCGTGGGAGCGCTCGATCGATGTCGACTTCCCCGCAGGGGAGGGCAACTCGACGGTCGCGGCGCCGATCTGGGCGCGACTGCAGGTGGACGACATTCTGCGGCCTCACCTGAGTGCGCTTCAGAGCGGCGGTGTTCCGCGCGAGATCAGCACCATGGTGGTCCGCCTGGCGGAGCAGCACCGGATCATGTCGCCGTTCACCAGCTTTGTGGCGGTGGAGCGGACGCGCGTGACGCTCGGTGGCCAGCCCGTTCTGGTGGCGGTGCCGATCGAGCTCCCGCAGGGCGTGAGCTGGGAGGGCAACTTCGGCAGCGCTCGCGAAGCGTTCGATGCCCTTCGCGGTCGTCTGGTGGCAGTGGATGGTGGCCAATCAGACTCCCAGGTCCTTGCATTCAGGGCGGACATGCCGTCCAGTGAGCCCGCCACAGGCGGAGCGCCGGCGCGTCGGCGTGTTGGTGACCTCGGCGGTGGTGCTGCTGGTTCCGCGTTTCACTCCGCGTCGTCACCCGGTGGCGGCGGTTTCGGCGGGGGAGGTCATGGACCGTCGAGAAGTCAGCGTCTCGCGCGTTCAGACGCTCTGGGAGAGATGCGAGGCAATAGCGAATCATCTGGGATCGGCCTCGGCATCGGGGCTCTCTCTGCTGGTGAGGCGCCACCGCCTCCGCCAGCACCAATGCCTGCGGCGGCGCTGCCAGCTGTGGCACCCACACGGCCAGAATCGGCGCAGACTCCTGCTGCGAGATCCGCACCAACGGGGTCAGGGTCGGCGCTGGGCTCCGACCAAGGTTCGTCGCTCCCGCCGGCAGATTCCGCGCCGGCTCATTCGCCGCCACGGCCGCGCGATGATCGCGCGGGCGGAGTGGCGCCGCCGGCCGCTTCCAGCGACGGTCCTGTTCCAGCCGCCGACGCGAAGAGCCCCGGTTCGCTCGCGCTCAGCGACGCGCCCGCACCCGATCAGGGGCAGCCGCGAGAGTTCTCCGCCGAGTCGATGACGCTGCTCTCCAGGCGCGTGGAGCCATCGTTGCTGCTGGCGGGTTTCGAATCGCTCGCGGCGCTCGAGTCGAGCAAGGAAGCGCCGCCTGTCGAAACGGACGGAACCCGCGAGGCAATCGAGTCCAATCGTCCGAGCGGAGAAGCAATCCGTACGGCGGGCAAATCGTCCGGCGCAGCGGACGAACCGCTCCGCGTGGTGGCACGATTCACCGGCGTGGACGCCGCGCTCGAACGAGCGCTCGCCGCGCTCGGAGTTGTGATCGAGGGTCGGAACAACGCTCGCGGCGTGCTGGTGCTTCGCGTGCCGCGCAAGAGCCTTGTGGATCTGGGTCTGCTTCCGCAGACGATCCGTGTTGAGCCGCATGTGGAGAGTGCGCGGAGTGAGTCACCGGCGTCGGGCCGGTGA